From the Sulfurospirillum tamanense genome, one window contains:
- a CDS encoding enoyl-ACP reductase, producing the protein MQGKTLVISGGTRGIGRAIVLAFAKEGVNVAFTYNSNAELAEEQAQALEKEFGIKAKAYPLNILHPEEFKGVFEAIDQDFDRVDFFISNAIISGRAVVGGYTKFMKLKPKGINNIFTATVNAFVVGAQEAAKRMEKVGGGSIISLSSTGNLVYIENYSGHGTCKAAVEAMVRYAATELGSKGIRVNAISGGPIETDALRAFTNYEEVKDKTAELSPLNRMGKPEDMAGACVFLCSEKASWVTGHTLIIDGGTTFK; encoded by the coding sequence ATGCAAGGAAAGACTCTCGTTATTAGTGGCGGAACCCGTGGCATTGGACGCGCTATTGTGTTGGCATTTGCCAAAGAAGGTGTCAATGTTGCGTTTACCTACAATTCCAATGCAGAACTCGCCGAAGAACAAGCACAGGCATTAGAAAAAGAGTTTGGCATTAAGGCCAAAGCGTACCCTTTAAACATTCTCCATCCCGAAGAATTTAAAGGCGTTTTTGAAGCTATCGACCAAGATTTTGACCGTGTAGATTTTTTCATCTCTAATGCTATTATTTCAGGGCGCGCCGTTGTGGGCGGATATACCAAATTTATGAAACTCAAACCCAAAGGTATCAACAATATCTTTACCGCGACAGTGAATGCTTTTGTTGTGGGTGCCCAAGAAGCCGCCAAACGCATGGAAAAAGTAGGTGGTGGAAGCATTATCTCCCTCTCCTCCACAGGCAACCTTGTCTACATCGAAAATTATTCGGGCCACGGTACATGTAAAGCGGCGGTAGAAGCTATGGTACGCTATGCAGCTACCGAACTTGGCTCAAAAGGTATTCGCGTTAATGCCATCAGCGGAGGACCTATCGAAACCGACGCTCTGCGTGCGTTTACCAACTACGAAGAAGTAAAAGACAAAACTGCCGAACTCTCGCCTTTAAATCGTATGGGAAAACCCGAAGACATGGCAGGGGCTTGTGTGTTTTTATGCTCCGAAAAAGCCAGTTGGGTAACAGGGCATACACTTATTATTGATGGGGGAACGACCTTTAAATGA
- the pgsA gene encoding CDP-diacylglycerol--glycerol-3-phosphate 3-phosphatidyltransferase — protein sequence MLNLPNFLALLRVVMATVMFVFLIERDATFFQGIHTSWLDFFAAFVFVLAAATDFFDGYIAREWNQMTKLGAILDPLADKMLILAAFLGLLLLDRASAWAIYLILTREFFITGLRVMAASEGKNIAASMAGKVKTVFQMIAIGLLIMNWPLATLCLWIAVGLTLYSGFEYIIGYTKNTKEGTC from the coding sequence ATGCTTAACCTTCCTAATTTTCTTGCTTTGTTGCGTGTCGTGATGGCCACAGTAATGTTTGTATTTTTAATAGAGCGTGACGCCACCTTTTTCCAAGGTATTCACACAAGCTGGTTGGATTTTTTTGCAGCCTTTGTTTTTGTCCTCGCTGCCGCAACAGATTTTTTCGATGGTTACATCGCAAGAGAATGGAATCAAATGACCAAATTGGGTGCTATTTTAGACCCCCTAGCCGATAAAATGCTTATTTTGGCTGCTTTTTTGGGATTGCTTTTGCTTGACCGCGCCTCTGCATGGGCCATCTATTTGATTTTAACCCGTGAATTTTTTATCACAGGATTACGCGTCATGGCAGCAAGCGAGGGGAAAAATATCGCAGCCTCTATGGCAGGAAAAGTTAAAACTGTCTTTCAAATGATTGCTATTGGTTTGTTGATTATGAATTGGCCTTTAGCGACACTATGCCTCTGGATTGCCGTAGGACTAACGCTTTATTCTGGCTTTGAATACATCATTGGATACACCAAAAATACCAAGGAGGGCACATGCTAA
- the rseP gene encoding RIP metalloprotease RseP, with the protein MLISLLVLSFLIFFHELGHFLAARFFGVKVEVFSIGFGKKILKRRWGETEYCLSAIPLGGYVQMKGQDDSNPTNTSLDADSYGAKTPLQRIAILFAGPFANFLLAFLLYIAIASLGVLKLAPQIGVVSEDSAASAAGLMEKDRIVAINGTSIRIWDEIKPIVTQTQGSISLLVERADETLLLSLTPKLSQSQTLFGEAIQERLIGISPSGETVTLTFRGVQSLGFAWHETVRAATLIVQSLQKMIEGVISPKEMGGVISIVQITSSAADAGIVTLFMLTALISVNLGVLNLLPIPALDGGHIMFNLYEIIMRKPPKEAVYIKMTYVGWALLLSLMAFTIVNDILRLSGAYQ; encoded by the coding sequence ATGCTAATTTCTCTCTTGGTGCTCTCTTTTTTGATTTTTTTTCATGAACTTGGCCATTTTTTGGCTGCGCGTTTTTTTGGTGTCAAGGTGGAGGTTTTTAGCATTGGTTTTGGAAAAAAAATCCTTAAGCGCCGCTGGGGAGAGACGGAGTATTGCCTGAGCGCCATTCCTCTTGGTGGCTATGTGCAAATGAAAGGGCAAGACGACAGCAATCCCACCAACACTAGCCTAGACGCCGATAGTTATGGGGCCAAAACACCCTTGCAACGCATTGCCATTTTGTTTGCGGGACCTTTTGCTAATTTTTTACTGGCTTTTTTGCTTTACATTGCTATTGCCTCCTTAGGTGTTTTGAAGCTTGCTCCCCAGATTGGGGTAGTAAGCGAAGACTCTGCGGCAAGCGCGGCGGGCCTCATGGAAAAAGACCGCATTGTTGCCATCAACGGCACTTCCATTCGCATATGGGATGAAATCAAGCCCATCGTTACCCAAACCCAAGGTTCTATTTCACTCCTTGTGGAACGCGCCGACGAAACCTTGCTACTCTCCCTTACTCCAAAACTTAGCCAAAGCCAAACCCTTTTTGGTGAGGCTATTCAGGAACGGCTTATTGGCATCTCACCTTCTGGCGAAACCGTGACGCTTACTTTTAGGGGCGTACAAAGTCTTGGGTTTGCGTGGCATGAAACAGTGCGCGCTGCGACATTGATTGTGCAGAGTTTGCAAAAAATGATCGAGGGTGTAATTTCTCCTAAGGAGATGGGTGGCGTGATTTCTATTGTCCAGATTACCTCAAGTGCTGCAGATGCAGGTATTGTGACACTATTTATGCTCACTGCTTTGATTTCGGTAAATTTGGGCGTCCTAAATCTTTTACCCATCCCTGCCCTTGATGGCGGCCATATTATGTTTAATCTTTATGAAATTATTATGCGTAAACCTCCCAAAGAAGCGGTGTACATCAAAATGACTTACGTAGGATGGGCGTTGCTTTTGAGCCTGATGGCTTTCACTATCGTCAATGACATCCTACGGCTTTCGGGAGCTTACCAATGA